A region from the Sorex araneus isolate mSorAra2 chromosome 6, mSorAra2.pri, whole genome shotgun sequence genome encodes:
- the SPINK1 gene encoding serine protease inhibitor Kazal-type 1, producing the protein MKVTSIFLLSALVILCLSGNTGADSLGREAKCGSEVRGCTKIYNPVCGTDDTTYPNECQLCLENKKRQIPVLIKKSGPC; encoded by the exons ATGAAGGTAACAAGCATCTTCCTTTTGAGTGCCTTGGTCATTTTATGTTTGTCTG GTAATACAGGTGCTGACTCCCTGGGAAGAGAg gcTAAATGTGGTAGTGAAGTTAGAGGATGTACCAAGATCTATAACCCAGTCTGCGGGACTGATGATACTACTTATCCTAATGAATGCCAGTTATGTCTTGAAAATAA GAAGCGCCAGATTCCTGTCCTCATTAAAAAATCTGGGCCCTGCTGA